Proteins from a single region of Limisphaera ngatamarikiensis:
- the truB gene encoding tRNA pseudouridine(55) synthase TruB encodes MMDAFTPLDGALLVDKPVGPTSHDVVDAVRRRFKLKKVGHCGTLDPNATGLLVLVLGKGTKLAEKLMADDKVYEGEIRFGVTTDSYDADGKVVATAPVPPLTLEQLNQWAASFVGDLMQVPPMVSAVKKGGVPLYKLARKGVEVEREPRLVHIYRFRFLDYREPVGRFELACTKGTYVRSIAHEIGQKAGCGAHLASLRRIQSGKFHVRDATPMQEVLQWSPEELERHVIPLLELARAAGLLPSK; translated from the coding sequence ATGATGGACGCGTTTACGCCTCTGGATGGTGCGTTGTTGGTGGACAAGCCCGTGGGCCCCACGTCGCATGACGTGGTGGATGCGGTGCGGCGACGTTTCAAGCTGAAGAAGGTGGGGCACTGCGGCACGCTGGATCCCAATGCAACCGGACTGCTGGTGCTGGTCCTGGGCAAGGGGACCAAACTGGCGGAGAAGCTGATGGCCGATGACAAGGTTTACGAGGGCGAGATCAGGTTTGGCGTGACCACGGACAGTTACGATGCGGATGGAAAGGTGGTGGCAACGGCGCCGGTGCCGCCTCTGACGTTGGAACAGTTGAACCAGTGGGCGGCGTCGTTCGTGGGCGACCTCATGCAGGTGCCGCCCATGGTGTCGGCGGTCAAAAAGGGCGGGGTGCCGTTGTACAAACTGGCGCGGAAAGGGGTGGAGGTGGAACGGGAACCGCGCCTGGTTCATATTTACCGCTTCCGGTTTCTGGATTACCGGGAGCCGGTGGGGCGATTTGAACTGGCGTGCACCAAGGGAACCTATGTGCGGAGCATTGCGCATGAGATCGGTCAGAAGGCCGGGTGCGGCGCTCATCTGGCCAGTCTGCGTCGGATCCAGTCCGGCAAGTTTCATGTGCGCGACGCCACGCCCATGCAAGAGGTTCTGCAGTGGTCGCCGGAGGAGTTGGAGCGGCACGTGATTCCGTTGCTGGAGCTGGCTCGGGCGGCGGGGTTGTTGCCCTCGAAATGA
- a CDS encoding bifunctional riboflavin kinase/FAD synthetase: MNECVIVGNPDALPARGHRPVCVALGFFDGVHLGHQQVIRQMLAEARAHDAAAVVVTFDEHPATVVAPQRVPPLIQTRAQRLRTLAGLGPDAIWVLRFDEALSRLNPEEFVALLQDGVGRLRSVCVGANFRFGHRRAGDVRFLEESGRRHGFTVHAFSVVALDGNVISSTRVRQAIATGHLDVAAQMLGRPWALAGQVVAGDGLGRRLGFPTANLDVRGLVLPPRGVYAARCAVDGRTYRAALNIGLRPTVTTTRADLRVEVHLLDFSGDLYDRELEVVVIEKIRDERKFESLEALTRQIRSDLERVREDWTDRRSGVE; encoded by the coding sequence ATGAATGAGTGTGTGATTGTGGGGAACCCCGACGCGCTGCCGGCGCGAGGCCACCGGCCGGTGTGCGTGGCCCTGGGGTTCTTCGATGGCGTGCACCTGGGGCATCAGCAGGTCATCCGCCAGATGCTGGCCGAGGCACGGGCGCACGACGCGGCGGCCGTGGTTGTGACCTTTGACGAGCATCCGGCCACGGTGGTGGCGCCGCAGCGCGTGCCACCGTTGATCCAGACCCGGGCCCAGCGATTGCGCACGCTGGCCGGTTTGGGCCCCGATGCAATCTGGGTGTTGCGGTTTGATGAAGCACTCAGCCGGCTGAATCCGGAGGAATTTGTAGCGCTCCTTCAGGACGGTGTGGGGCGGCTGCGGAGTGTCTGCGTGGGGGCGAACTTTCGATTTGGCCATCGTCGCGCAGGGGACGTTCGGTTTCTGGAGGAGTCGGGGCGCCGGCACGGATTTACAGTGCACGCGTTTTCCGTGGTGGCCCTGGACGGGAACGTGATCAGCAGCACGCGGGTTCGGCAGGCGATTGCGACCGGACACCTGGACGTGGCGGCGCAGATGTTGGGCCGGCCCTGGGCCCTGGCGGGTCAGGTGGTGGCCGGTGACGGACTGGGACGCAGACTGGGTTTCCCCACGGCCAACCTGGATGTGCGCGGATTGGTGTTGCCGCCGCGGGGGGTGTATGCCGCCCGATGCGCGGTGGACGGCCGAACGTATCGGGCGGCACTGAACATCGGGCTGCGACCCACGGTGACCACAACCCGGGCCGATCTGCGGGTAGAGGTGCACCTGCTGGACTTCAGCGGCGACCTTTACGACCGGGAGCTGGAAGTCGTGGTGATCGAGAAGATTCGCGACGAGCGGAAGTTCGAGTCGCTCGAGGCGTTGACCCGACAGATTCGATCCGACCTGGAACGGGTCCGGGAAGACTGGACAGACCGCCGGAGCGGCGTCGAATGA
- a CDS encoding aminotransferase class V-fold PLP-dependent enzyme — MTIEEILNNEELRQHEFPVTARCVFLAHAGVCPLPRRVADAIARYAHAGTEYDQERIVYPEILTETRHIASRLLGCNADEVAFVGPTSLALSLVAAGWPWRRRDNVVVYFDDYPSNVYPWMALAERGVKVRLLNTKGLGCIRPVDVLGQVDEQTRMVALASCHFVSGFRLELESIGRQLHERGILFCVDGIQTLGAFPTPLQHADFLAADAHKWLLGPCAAGLLYVRREHQERLHPGWYGWNNVRCPNFIAQEQIEFRSGPARFEAGTYNLLGLVGLKAAMELLLEIGIENIARELLRKRAQLIPALQEKGYTVLQADAPAQNASAIISFHRPETDMAALHQKLLDNRIVTSLRTDRSGRKYIRVSPHFYNTDAELQRLLDNL, encoded by the coding sequence ATGACAATCGAGGAAATCCTCAACAACGAGGAATTGCGTCAGCATGAGTTCCCCGTAACGGCCCGGTGCGTGTTTCTGGCCCACGCAGGGGTCTGTCCCCTGCCCCGCCGCGTTGCCGACGCCATCGCCCGCTACGCACATGCCGGGACCGAGTACGACCAGGAACGCATCGTCTACCCCGAAATCCTGACGGAAACCCGCCACATCGCCTCACGGCTTCTGGGATGCAACGCGGATGAAGTCGCCTTCGTTGGCCCCACTTCGCTGGCCCTCAGTCTCGTGGCCGCCGGCTGGCCCTGGCGACGCCGGGACAACGTCGTCGTTTACTTTGACGATTACCCCTCCAACGTCTATCCGTGGATGGCACTGGCCGAGCGCGGGGTGAAGGTCCGCCTCCTGAACACCAAGGGCCTGGGTTGCATCCGGCCGGTGGACGTCCTGGGCCAGGTGGACGAGCAAACCCGCATGGTGGCCCTTGCCAGTTGCCACTTCGTCAGCGGCTTTCGGCTCGAGCTCGAATCCATCGGACGCCAACTCCACGAACGCGGCATCCTTTTTTGCGTGGACGGCATCCAGACCCTGGGCGCCTTCCCCACGCCGCTCCAACACGCGGATTTCCTGGCCGCAGACGCCCACAAATGGCTGCTCGGCCCCTGCGCCGCCGGCCTCCTTTACGTGCGTCGTGAACATCAGGAGCGCCTTCACCCGGGCTGGTACGGGTGGAACAACGTGCGCTGCCCCAACTTCATCGCCCAGGAACAAATCGAGTTCCGCTCCGGACCGGCGCGATTCGAGGCCGGCACCTATAACCTGCTCGGCCTGGTCGGCCTCAAAGCCGCCATGGAACTGTTGCTGGAAATCGGCATCGAAAACATCGCCCGCGAACTGCTCCGCAAACGCGCCCAACTCATCCCCGCCCTGCAGGAGAAGGGTTACACGGTCCTCCAGGCCGATGCCCCCGCCCAGAACGCCAGCGCCATCATCTCCTTTCACCGTCCTGAAACCGACATGGCTGCTCTCCACCAAAAGTTGCTGGACAACCGCATTGTCACTTCCCTTCGCACCGACCGTTCCGGCCGGAAATACATCCGTGTCTCCCCCCACTTCTACAACACGGACGCCGAACTCCAACGCCTGCTGGACAACCTCTAG
- a CDS encoding DEAD/DEAH box helicase, which yields MQSLADRLGSDGTAAWHRMVVPDLWQQQAVAALRAGHDVVVQAPTGSGKTLIFELWSNQGRCRGQAVYTVPTRALANDKLAEWRARGWNVGITTGDLSDNLDAPVLVATLETQKARLLRGEGPDLLVIDEYQMLADPDRGLNYELAIAMAPPRTRLLLLSGSVANPHHVVRWLERLGRRPVLIRHDQRPVPLEEVDPQQLSYHVPPEISGYWPRLVAKALAEGLGPILIFAPRRQAAEAMATELARQLPNPNPLTLSPAQKQLVGEPLARLLKCRIAYHHSGLSYAARAGVVEPLAKAGQLRVVVATMGLAAGINFSLRSVALAADSYRRDLIETPLRPDEILQMFGRAGRRGLDEAGFILITHNGIRLRDAAPVHLHRCGLVDWSALLSVMSAAADTGRDPLEEAVRLQERLFTTHPITLGVEVSLRHRDVPCGLSTDTERARHVRRRLREMLNSRGEWEPMPTPRDVPVRDVRVPLLPGLPEGVRPEKATADNHAHLAPPMLVPALTVPAALEKLGTGTLVVLDHQDGRPIHGRALTVADLLHDHRVVLQKWVRRLVGWNGRQVARAVWEQQVLPRLKERLMERRTPLIQLVAHDHRLTAWISLADLTLRVPVDRHGVALWRPLIREVHPPECATCPLQATCRSLPTATATVGLWRWLGLIDGQGRPTLRGRLVSFFSQGQGLALAAALEDESYPLEELIYDLANLDAGHRFAGEENRWGGRLAAACHARYGLRTIPGYLENGVPPRYGAGAAEIAASVHRDPTSKHAWVTDTLGVGDIDRMLIEWRSLLRQISHAPSLPWPRWTALQELARTVLNETQSPTLTDLPPLEPHQTRRVDHRLVLRRH from the coding sequence GTGCAGTCGCTGGCAGACAGGTTGGGCTCGGATGGCACGGCCGCCTGGCACCGAATGGTGGTGCCGGACCTCTGGCAGCAACAGGCCGTCGCCGCGCTCCGTGCCGGGCACGACGTGGTGGTTCAGGCCCCCACCGGATCCGGCAAAACCCTCATCTTCGAACTGTGGTCCAATCAGGGCCGCTGCCGCGGGCAGGCCGTTTACACCGTACCCACCCGCGCCCTGGCCAATGATAAACTGGCTGAATGGCGCGCCCGGGGCTGGAACGTCGGCATCACCACCGGTGACCTCTCGGATAACCTGGATGCACCGGTCCTCGTGGCCACCCTCGAAACCCAAAAGGCCCGCCTTCTGCGCGGCGAAGGTCCCGACCTGCTGGTGATCGACGAGTACCAGATGCTGGCCGACCCGGACCGCGGCCTGAACTACGAACTCGCCATTGCCATGGCGCCGCCCCGCACCCGACTCCTGCTCCTCAGCGGCAGCGTGGCCAATCCCCACCACGTCGTCCGCTGGCTCGAACGCCTCGGCCGCCGCCCCGTCCTCATCCGCCACGACCAACGACCCGTCCCCCTCGAAGAGGTCGATCCCCAGCAGCTCAGCTACCACGTCCCACCCGAAATCTCGGGGTACTGGCCGCGGCTGGTCGCCAAGGCCCTCGCCGAAGGGCTCGGCCCCATCCTCATCTTTGCGCCCCGTCGGCAGGCCGCCGAAGCCATGGCCACCGAACTGGCACGACAACTCCCCAACCCCAACCCGCTGACCCTCAGCCCGGCCCAAAAACAACTCGTCGGCGAGCCCCTGGCCCGGCTGCTCAAATGCCGCATCGCCTACCACCACAGCGGCCTGAGCTACGCCGCGCGCGCCGGCGTGGTCGAACCCCTGGCCAAGGCCGGGCAGCTCCGCGTCGTGGTCGCCACCATGGGCCTGGCTGCCGGGATCAATTTCTCCCTCCGCAGCGTGGCCCTGGCCGCCGATTCCTACCGGCGTGACCTCATCGAAACCCCGCTCCGACCCGATGAAATCCTGCAGATGTTCGGTCGGGCCGGCCGCCGGGGCTTGGATGAAGCCGGTTTCATTCTCATCACCCACAACGGCATTCGCCTCCGCGACGCCGCCCCCGTCCACTTGCATCGGTGCGGGCTGGTCGACTGGTCCGCCCTGCTCAGCGTCATGAGCGCCGCCGCTGACACGGGCCGCGATCCGTTGGAAGAAGCCGTGCGCCTCCAGGAACGACTCTTCACCACGCATCCCATCACCCTCGGCGTCGAAGTCTCCCTGCGCCACCGCGATGTGCCCTGCGGTCTGTCCACCGACACCGAACGCGCCCGGCACGTCCGCCGTCGCCTCCGCGAAATGCTGAACAGCCGCGGCGAATGGGAACCCATGCCCACCCCCCGCGATGTCCCCGTCCGCGACGTGCGCGTGCCCCTGCTGCCCGGCCTGCCCGAGGGCGTTCGCCCGGAAAAGGCAACCGCGGACAACCATGCCCACCTCGCACCGCCCATGCTCGTCCCCGCCCTCACCGTCCCCGCGGCTCTCGAAAAACTCGGAACCGGCACCCTGGTCGTGCTCGACCACCAGGATGGCCGGCCCATCCATGGTCGGGCCCTCACCGTGGCCGACCTCCTCCACGATCACCGCGTCGTGCTCCAGAAGTGGGTGCGGCGCCTCGTCGGTTGGAACGGGCGCCAGGTCGCCCGAGCCGTATGGGAACAGCAAGTTCTTCCCCGGCTCAAAGAGCGCCTCATGGAACGGCGAACGCCGCTGATCCAACTCGTCGCCCACGACCACCGACTCACCGCATGGATCAGCCTGGCCGACCTCACCCTGCGCGTGCCCGTGGACCGCCACGGCGTGGCCCTGTGGCGCCCCTTGATCCGCGAAGTCCACCCTCCCGAATGCGCCACCTGCCCCCTGCAGGCCACCTGCCGCTCCCTGCCCACCGCCACCGCCACCGTGGGACTCTGGCGCTGGCTCGGTCTCATCGACGGCCAGGGCCGTCCCACCCTTCGCGGACGCCTCGTCAGTTTCTTCTCCCAGGGCCAGGGGCTCGCCCTGGCCGCAGCCCTCGAAGACGAATCCTACCCCCTCGAGGAACTGATCTACGACCTGGCCAACCTCGACGCCGGTCACCGATTTGCCGGTGAGGAGAACCGCTGGGGTGGACGCCTCGCCGCCGCATGCCACGCGCGCTATGGATTGCGCACCATCCCCGGGTACCTGGAAAACGGCGTCCCACCCCGTTACGGCGCCGGCGCAGCCGAAATCGCCGCCAGTGTCCATCGCGACCCAACCAGCAAACATGCATGGGTGACCGACACCCTGGGCGTGGGCGACATTGACCGCATGCTGATCGAATGGCGCAGCCTCCTCCGCCAGATCAGTCACGCACCCTCCCTGCCCTGGCCGCGCTGGACCGCCCTCCAGGAACTGGCCCGAACCGTACTCAACGAAACCCAATCCCCCACCCTCACCGACCTGCCACCACTTGAACCCCACCAGACCCGGCGGGTGGATCATCGCCTCGTGCTCCGCCGGCACTGA